From a region of the Castor canadensis chromosome 7, mCasCan1.hap1v2, whole genome shotgun sequence genome:
- the Akr1a1 gene encoding aldo-keto reductase family 1 member A1, whose translation MAASCVLLHTGQKMPLIGLGTWKSEPGQVKAAIKYALSVGYRHIDCATVYGNETEIGEALKENVGPGKAVPREELFVTSKLWNTKHHPEDVEDALRKTLADLQLEYLDLYLIHWPYAFERGDNLFPKNDDGTIRYDSIHYKETWKALEALVAKGLVRALGLSNFNSRQIDDVLSVASVRPAVLQVECHPYLAQSELIAHCQARGLEVTAYSPLGSSDRAWRHPDEPVLLEEPVVLALAEKYGRSPAQILLRWQVQRKVICIPKSVTPSRILQNIQVFDFTFIPEEMKQLDALNKNWRYIVPMITVDGNRVPRDAGHPLYPFNDPY comes from the exons ATGGCAGCTTCCTGTGTTCTCCTGCACACTGGGCAGAAGATGCCCCTGATAGGCCTGGGCACCTGGAAGAGTGAGCCTGGCCAG GTAAAAGCAGCCATTAAATATGCCCTTAGTGTAGGCTATCGCCACATTGACTGTGCTACTGTCTACGGCAATGAGACTGAGATTGGAGAGGCCCTGAAGGAGAATGTGGGACCAGGCAAG GCAGTGCCTCGAGAGGAGCTGTTTGTGACATCCAAGCTTTGGAACACCAAgcaccaccctgaggatgtggaGGATGCCCTTCGGAAGACATTGGCTGACCTCCAGCTGGAGTATTTGGACCTATACCTGATTCACTGGCCTTATGCCTTTGA GCGGGGAGACAATTTATTCCCCAAGAATGATGATGGGACTATCCGCTATGACTCCATCCACTATAAGGAGACCTGGAAGGCTTTGGAGGCACTGGTGGCAAAGGGGCTGGTGAGAGCACTGGGCCTATCCAACTTCAACAGTCGGCAGATCGATGATGTACTCAGTGTGGCCTCTGTGCGCCCAGCTGTCTTGCAG GTGGAATGCCACCCATACTTGGCTCAGAGTGAACTCATTGCCCACTGTCAAGCACGTGGCCTGGAGGTAACTGCTTATAGCCCTTTGGGTTCCTCTGATCGTGCTTGGCGACATCCTGATGAGCCTGTCCTGCTTGAGGAACCAGTGGTCCTGGCACTGGCTGAAAAGTATGGCCGATCTCCAGCTCAGATCTTGCTCAG GTGGCAGGTCCAGCGGAAAGTGATCTGCATCCCCAAAAGTGTCACTCCTTCTCGCATCCTTCAGAACATCCAG GTGTTTGACTTCACCTTTATCCCAGAAGAGATGAAGCAGCTAGACGCCCTGAACAAAAACTGGAGATATATTGTGCCCATGATTACA GTGGATGGGAATAGGGTCCCAAGAGATGCAGGACACCCTTTGTACCCCTTTAATGACCCATACTGA